The DNA segment TCACGCCGATCTATTCAGTGGAATCGAAGATACCCTGCAAACCCAGTCTGCCGGCCTGCTGGGAGAACGAGTTGTTCACCTGAAGCGCTACCTGGCCACTCATCGCGCTGAATTTTCACTAACGCCCCTGATAACGCTCGGCCTGACCGAGTCGGTTGTTTATGGAGGCAGAGGTATGGAAACCATGTACCTGATGCCCTTCGTCCTATATTTCTCCGCTGAACATTATCTGGGCGACAGGGATAATGTCCTGATGTCGGCTGACCTGGCCGTAAACCTTAAACCGGATCTAAAACTGTACGCTGAATTCCTGGTGGACGAGTGGCGTCCCCAGGAAACTTTCAAGGAGACTAACCGCAACTGGTTTGCCTGGCAGGGGGGAATCGACTGGCAATCCATCCTCGCCCCCAACGACCGCTTTGTATTAGAAGCTACCTGGACCGACCACCGCATCTACCGGCATCGTTACAGCGCGAACGAATACTACAGCCACGAGTACCCTGTCGGACATTGGATCGGACCTCACGCCCAGGCCTTGTATGCTGCTTATGACTTCCCTTTTTGGGGATCCCACTTTATGGTGAGCTTCAATTACGCTAAACGTGGGGAGCTAACAAAACCGATGCTGGAAGACCAATATAGTAGTATGTCCTATGACCGTTTCTCCGGAAAAACGGAGACCCTCCAGACTATTAACCTGACAATTGACCGTAAGGTCCTCCCCAAAGCCTTGCCGAGCTTGTGGGTGGAA comes from the Candidatus Neomarinimicrobiota bacterium genome and includes:
- a CDS encoding capsule assembly Wzi family protein — translated: KWGPALHSIVISQKAPTYPQFGFEWKPNRRLRFIYTHADLFSGIEDTLQTQSAGLLGERVVHLKRYLATHRAEFSLTPLITLGLTESVVYGGRGMETMYLMPFVLYFSAEHYLGDRDNVLMSADLAVNLKPDLKLYAEFLVDEWRPQETFKETNRNWFAWQGGIDWQSILAPNDRFVLEATWTDHRIYRHRYSANEYYSHEYPVGHWIGPHAQALYAAYDFPFWGSHFMVSFNYAKRGELTKPMLEDQYSSMSYDRFSGKTETLQTINLTIDRKVLPKALPSLWVEIGVSHIRWSNAGFNPFKPEANELGDVTKTSYTLAFYYNFHIPGYDVSFLSPS